Below is a window of bacterium DNA.
AGAGTTTATTATGAAGAAGGGAAATACCCGGTAAGAGAGATATGGAAGTGGGAAAAGGAAGATTTTGAAAGAGACCAGAAACTCAAACTGATAAATCCTGAAGATGTGGAACGCTTTGCCCCTCCTGTTAAAAGTGAAACGAGTCCTTCCGAGAATTATGAATATGTAATTATACCCAACTTCACGAGTAGAGGCTGTAAATGCCTGCAATTTAAGGAAATAACTTTTCATTAGATACTACACCCCTCTTTATCCCGCTCATAATCAAAGGATAGGAGACCAAAATTTGTTAAAAGGACAGTCTCAAGTGGATTTTCTCGTTGAACTACTAATATTTCTTTTTTCTCTATCAAAAGCTTGTTTATTTTTACACTCCCAAGAAGATTGATAAATCTCTCGAGTGTATTATATCTCCCAAGCCATCCCACCTCTTTCAATTTCTTCCTAACCCAAGCTAAAATTACCTGTGCGAGCAAGCATAAGAATATATGAGTCTCTACCCTCCTATCTTTCCAATGGCCTATAGGCCTTACCTCTATTAACTCCTTTAAATCCCTGAAACACCTTTCTACCTCTTGTAACTTCTTATAATGAACTTCAATATCATAATCTTCCATGTGTGTCTCGCTTGTCTTAAGAATATAATAACCACAAAGCCTTTCTGCACGCCTTATTGCTTCTACTTTCTCTATTATCTCAAATATCCCATTTTCATAACGAAAATCAAAATACTTCTCCGCCCCACTCTTTGTTAATTTCTTCTGCGCCCTCCTTATTACTTTTTCGTGTTTCTTTAGTCGTCCCTTTTCTACCATCCTTTGAACAACCTTCAATGACTCTCTCCCCTTTTCCAACAACGACCCGAAAACTTTTCTATCCCTTTCTCTCCTGAACTCCGAACCACATAAAACATATTTTGCATCCTCCCCATCTTGCCAGACAGTTACAGGAAGTCTTTTATCAAATAAAAAAGGATCTATTTTTTTCTCCTCTAATAAACCCTTGGCTTCTTCGTGAGTCAATGCCATTATATAACCTAAATCTGCATTTATTATTTCCTCCACATTATCAATACTTATCATTCCCCTGTCTCCTACAAATATTATTCTCTCTATATTAAAACGTTCCTTTACTTTCTTCGCCACTCCTTCCACCGTGTCTTTATCTCGTAAATTCCCATCAAATATTTCAAAATGCACAGGAAAACCCTTCTCATTTAACACAATTCCCAACAACACTTGCGGTCTATCAGGCCTATGATCTCTGCTATATCCCCGCTTTCCCTTCTTGACTGCTCCTCCTTCAAAATAGATAGAAGTTATGTCATACAATAAAAATAACGGCTTACCACCGGAAAGTTTGTAAAACTCCTCTAATATACCATCCATATTATCTTTAACTTCATCCATTGCTTCATATACACGATTAGGGTGATATTCTTTCTTCCTGAGACTGCAAAAGAAAGGGAAGGCTGTCCCTTTTATCCAGCTAATTGCTTCCATTTTTGACGAAGGCTTCAATATACGATTTAATAAAACTGCTACTATCAACGAAAGCGCTTTTTTAGACAAAAATTTAGAAAGTACATCCATCACCCCCAACTGGTGCATCATATAGAGAAAAAACACAATATCCCCATAATCATACCCCCTTCTGATAAATTCTTTCAAGTTATCTATAACTATCGCCTTAGGATTTTTTAATATCTTTTTCAACCCATCTCTTTGCTCCACACTAAGATGACTAATATTCTCAATATACTTATGCTTTACCTTCCCATTCTCCCTGTAAGACTTAACAAGCCACCAACCTCCAGAAATCTTCCCCTTATAAACACTCGCACATCTTTTAATCCACATACCTAATATATACCACTAAAAATAGGCTTGTCAAGAAAAAAATTAACTTTTTTTGAAATTTTTAGATACTACAAAGTTGTAAGTAAAGTGTGTAGAGA
It encodes the following:
- a CDS encoding IS1634 family transposase, with the translated sequence MWIKRCASVYKGKISGGWWLVKSYRENGKVKHKYIENISHLSVEQRDGLKKILKNPKAIVIDNLKEFIRRGYDYGDIVFFLYMMHQLGVMDVLSKFLSKKALSLIVAVLLNRILKPSSKMEAISWIKGTAFPFFCSLRKKEYHPNRVYEAMDEVKDNMDGILEEFYKLSGGKPLFLLYDITSIYFEGGAVKKGKRGYSRDHRPDRPQVLLGIVLNEKGFPVHFEIFDGNLRDKDTVEGVAKKVKERFNIERIIFVGDRGMISIDNVEEIINADLGYIMALTHEEAKGLLEEKKIDPFLFDKRLPVTVWQDGEDAKYVLCGSEFRRERDRKVFGSLLEKGRESLKVVQRMVEKGRLKKHEKVIRRAQKKLTKSGAEKYFDFRYENGIFEIIEKVEAIRRAERLCGYYILKTSETHMEDYDIEVHYKKLQEVERCFRDLKELIEVRPIGHWKDRRVETHIFLCLLAQVILAWVRKKLKEVGWLGRYNTLERFINLLGSVKINKLLIEKKEILVVQRENPLETVLLTNFGLLSFDYERDKEGCSI